A stretch of the Equus quagga isolate Etosha38 chromosome 9, UCLA_HA_Equagga_1.0, whole genome shotgun sequence genome encodes the following:
- the ARRDC2 gene encoding arrestin domain-containing protein 2 isoform X1: protein MRLGGVRSFALELARGPGGAYRGGERLSGRVLLEAAAPLRVRALEVAARGGAATHWLEGRSVGVNAVSCDFAAAETYLRRRQLLLRGSPPGVMLFDKVKAFVVQLDGASAGTEPVFSGGQSVAGRVLLELAGPARVGALKLRARGRAHVHWTESRSAGSSTAYTQSYSERVEVVSHRATLLAPDTGETTTLPPGRHEFPFSFQLPPTLVTSFEGKHGSVRYCIKATLHRPWVPARRARKVFTVIEPVDINTPALLAPQAGAREKVARSWYSNRGLVSLSAKIDRKGYTPGEVIPVFAEIDNGSTRAVLPRAAVVQTQTFMARGARKQKRAVVASFSGEPVGPGRRALWQGRALRIPPVGPSILHCRVLHVDYSLKVCVDIPGTSKLLLELPLVIGTIPLHPFGSRSSSVGSHASFLLDWGLGALPEQPEAPPEYSEVVADEVAAGGQSSLPLPQVPDVSLEGPFLAYIREFRYRPPPLYSEEDPNPPPRATRPRCMTC from the exons ATGCGCCTGGGGGGCGTGCGCAGCTTCGCGCTGGAGCTGGCGCGGGGCCCGGGCGGCGCGTACCGCGGCGGGGAGCGGCTGAGCGGCCGGGTGCTGCTGGAGGCGGCGGCGCCGCTGCGGGTGCGAGCGCTCGAGGTGGCGGCGCGCGGCGGGGCGGCCACGCACTGGCTCGAGGGCCGGAGCGTGGGTGTCAACGCGGTCTCCTGCGACTTCGCGGCCGCCGAGACGTACCTGCGGCGGCGGCAGCTGCTGCTCAGAG GTTCGCCTCCGGGCGTGATGCTGTTCGACAAGGTGAAGGCGTTTGTGGTGCAGCTGGACGGCGCGAGCGCGGGCACCGAGCCGGTGTTCAGCGGCGGCCAGTCCGTGGCCGGCCGGGTGCTGCTGGAGCTGGCGGGCCCGGCGCGCGTGGGCGCCCTGAAGCTGCGCGCGCGGGGCCGCGCCCACGTGCACTGGACCGAGTCGCGCAGCGCAGGCTCGAGCACCGCGTACACGCAGAGCTACAGCGAGCGCGTGGAGGTCGTGAGCCACCGTGCCACGCTACTCGCGCCAG ACACTGGAGAGACCACGACGCTGCCTCCTGGACGCCACGAGTTCCCATTCAGCTTCCAGCTGCCCCC GACCCTGGTGACGTCGTTTGAGGGCAAACATGGCAGTGTCCGGTACTGCATTAAGGCGACCCTGCACCGGCCCTGGGTCCCTGCCCGCCGCGCCCGGAAGGTCTTTACTGTTATCGAGCCTGTGGACATCAACACGCCTGCCCTGCTG GCCCCTCAGGCAGGCGCTCGGGAAAAGGTGGCCCGATCCTGGTACAGTAACCGCGGCCTCGTCTCCCTCTCGGCCAAGATTGACAGAAAGGGCTACACCCCAG GCGAGGTGATCCCCGTCTTCGCCGAGATCGACAACGGCTCCACACGCGCGGTGCTGCCGCGGGCGGCCGTGGTGCAGACGCAGACCTTCATGGCGCGTGGCGCCCGCAAGCAGAAACGCGCCGTGGTGGCCAGTTTCTCGGGCGAGCCCGTGGGCCCCGGGCGGCGGGCGCTGTGGCAGGGCCGGGCCTTGCGCATCCCCCCCGTGGGGCCTTCCATCCTGCACTGCCGCGTGCTGCACGTGGACTACAGCCTCAAG GTCTGCGTGGACATCCCGGGCACATCCAAGCTGCTCCTGGAGCTGCCGCTGGTCATCGGCACCATCCCCCTGCACCCCTTCGGCAGCCGCTCGTCCAGCGTGGGCAGCCACGCCAGCTTCCTGCtggactgggggctgggggccctgCCCGAGCAGCCCGAGG CGCCCCCCGAGTACTCAGAGGTGGTGGCAGACGAGGTGGCCGCTGGGGGCCAGAGCTCTCTGCCCCTGCCGCAGGTCCCTGACGTGAGCCTGGAAGGCCCCTTCCTCGCCTATATCCGGGAGTTCCGATACCGCCCGCCCCCGCTGTACTCCGAG GAGGACCCAAACCCGCCACCCCGGGCCACGCGGCCGCGCTGCATGACCTGCTGA
- the ARRDC2 gene encoding arrestin domain-containing protein 2 isoform X2, with protein MRLGGVRSFALELARGPGGAYRGGERLSGRVLLEAAAPLRVRALEVAARGGAATHWLEGRSVGVNAVSCDFAAAETYLRRRQLLLRDTGETTTLPPGRHEFPFSFQLPPTLVTSFEGKHGSVRYCIKATLHRPWVPARRARKVFTVIEPVDINTPALLAPQAGAREKVARSWYSNRGLVSLSAKIDRKGYTPGEVIPVFAEIDNGSTRAVLPRAAVVQTQTFMARGARKQKRAVVASFSGEPVGPGRRALWQGRALRIPPVGPSILHCRVLHVDYSLKVCVDIPGTSKLLLELPLVIGTIPLHPFGSRSSSVGSHASFLLDWGLGALPEQPEAPPEYSEVVADEVAAGGQSSLPLPQVPDVSLEGPFLAYIREFRYRPPPLYSEEDPNPPPRATRPRCMTC; from the exons ATGCGCCTGGGGGGCGTGCGCAGCTTCGCGCTGGAGCTGGCGCGGGGCCCGGGCGGCGCGTACCGCGGCGGGGAGCGGCTGAGCGGCCGGGTGCTGCTGGAGGCGGCGGCGCCGCTGCGGGTGCGAGCGCTCGAGGTGGCGGCGCGCGGCGGGGCGGCCACGCACTGGCTCGAGGGCCGGAGCGTGGGTGTCAACGCGGTCTCCTGCGACTTCGCGGCCGCCGAGACGTACCTGCGGCGGCGGCAGCTGCTGCTCAGAG ACACTGGAGAGACCACGACGCTGCCTCCTGGACGCCACGAGTTCCCATTCAGCTTCCAGCTGCCCCC GACCCTGGTGACGTCGTTTGAGGGCAAACATGGCAGTGTCCGGTACTGCATTAAGGCGACCCTGCACCGGCCCTGGGTCCCTGCCCGCCGCGCCCGGAAGGTCTTTACTGTTATCGAGCCTGTGGACATCAACACGCCTGCCCTGCTG GCCCCTCAGGCAGGCGCTCGGGAAAAGGTGGCCCGATCCTGGTACAGTAACCGCGGCCTCGTCTCCCTCTCGGCCAAGATTGACAGAAAGGGCTACACCCCAG GCGAGGTGATCCCCGTCTTCGCCGAGATCGACAACGGCTCCACACGCGCGGTGCTGCCGCGGGCGGCCGTGGTGCAGACGCAGACCTTCATGGCGCGTGGCGCCCGCAAGCAGAAACGCGCCGTGGTGGCCAGTTTCTCGGGCGAGCCCGTGGGCCCCGGGCGGCGGGCGCTGTGGCAGGGCCGGGCCTTGCGCATCCCCCCCGTGGGGCCTTCCATCCTGCACTGCCGCGTGCTGCACGTGGACTACAGCCTCAAG GTCTGCGTGGACATCCCGGGCACATCCAAGCTGCTCCTGGAGCTGCCGCTGGTCATCGGCACCATCCCCCTGCACCCCTTCGGCAGCCGCTCGTCCAGCGTGGGCAGCCACGCCAGCTTCCTGCtggactgggggctgggggccctgCCCGAGCAGCCCGAGG CGCCCCCCGAGTACTCAGAGGTGGTGGCAGACGAGGTGGCCGCTGGGGGCCAGAGCTCTCTGCCCCTGCCGCAGGTCCCTGACGTGAGCCTGGAAGGCCCCTTCCTCGCCTATATCCGGGAGTTCCGATACCGCCCGCCCCCGCTGTACTCCGAG GAGGACCCAAACCCGCCACCCCGGGCCACGCGGCCGCGCTGCATGACCTGCTGA